In Poecilia reticulata strain Guanapo unplaced genomic scaffold, Guppy_female_1.0+MT scaffold_131, whole genome shotgun sequence, one genomic interval encodes:
- the LOC103459852 gene encoding olfactory receptor 4K2-like, translated as MSFVSQPQSNISIEFDDVGLLERMITFTLSTIPSCVFLFINGTILFTLRSKFVFRDTCRYILLFNLLLADTAHLVISQVLFLLSVCRITLTYPLCSTLIVLGILTNVISPLTLMXMSLERCVAVCLPLRHAMIVTIRNTRLVIIAVWTLSSLHNIFRGILLLDFPFEDLDSMQMKELCSDRIMQLGSRSKMYDNAFTGLLFASAAMAIISSYVGVIIAARSASTGKASNLKARKTLMLHLVQLCLSLSSTIYNPLLVALMKIIQSVGFIRLHKFLYIIMIIFPRCLSSLIYGLRDHTIRPILLGHLGCHLKRKAVAVSG; from the coding sequence ATGTCTTTTGTCTCTCAGCCTCAGTCTAACATTTCTATTGAGTTTGATGATGTTGGGTTACTAGAAAGAATGATCACATTCACTCTGTCCACAATCCCATCCTGTGTGTTTCTCTTCATTAATGGAACCATTTTGTTCACTCTGAgaagtaaatttgtttttcGTGACACCTGTCGGTACATTCTCCTGTTTAACCTTCTTCTTGCAGATACTGCACATTTAGTCATATCTCAGGTTCTGTTTCTACTTTCTGTTTGTAGAATTACACTAACATATCCTCTCTGTAGTACACTAATTGTTTTAGGTATTCTCACAAATGTAATTTCTCCTCTAACGCTGATGRTGATGTCTCTAGAGCGGTGTGTAGCTGTCTGCCTCCCTTTGAGRCATGCTATGATCGTCACCATCAGAAACACGAGACTGGTAATTATTGCAGTTTGGACTTTGAGTTCTTTACATAATATTTTTCGTGGTATTTTGCTGTTAGATTTTCCTTTTGAAGATCTAGACAGTATGCAAATGAAAGAGTTATGCTCTGATCGCATAATGCAGCTTGGATCGAGGTCTAAAATGTATGATAATGCTTTCACTGGGCTCTTGTTTGCTTCAGCAGCSATGGCAATCATTTCTTCCTATGTTGGTGTAATAATAGCAGCCAGGTCAGCATCTACAGGAAAAGCTTCAAACTTGAAGGCTCGTAAAACACTGATGCTACATTTGGTGCAGCTATGCCTCAGTTTGTCCTCAACTATTTACAACCCATTGCTTGTAGCGCTTatgaaaattattcaaagtGTTGGGTTTATACGATTACATAAATTTTTGTATATAATAATGATTATATTCCCCAGATGCTTGAGTTCTTTAATTTATGGCCTTAGAGATCATACTATCAGACCTATTCTTTTGGGCCATCTAGGTTGTCATTTAAAACGGAAAGCTGTTGCAGTCAGTGGTTGA
- the LOC103459927 gene encoding olfactory receptor 13-like — MSFVSQPRSNISVVFDDDGLLERMTTFALCTILSCVFLFINGTILFILRSKSVFRDTCRYILLFNLLLADTAHLVISQALFLLSVCRITLTYPLCGTLTVLGILTNVISPLTLMMMSLEXCVAVCLPLRHAMIVTIRNXRLAIIAAWTLSSLHNIFRGILLLDFPFEDLDSLQMTNLCSDLTMQLGSKSKMYDNAFTGILFASAAMAIISSYFGVIIAARSASTGKASALKARKTLMLHLVQLCLSLSSTIYNPMLIAFIKIVQREGFLRLYRFLYIVLIIFPRCLSSLIYGLRDHTIRHVLLAHLGCHLKRKAVAVSG; from the coding sequence ATGTCTTTTGTCTCTCAGCCTCGGTCTaacatttctgttgtgtttgATGATGATGGGTTATTAGAAAGAATGACCACCTTTGCGCTGTGCACAATCCTATCATGTGTGTTTCTCTTCATTAATGGAACCATTTTGTTCATTCTGAGGAGTAAATCAGTTTTTCGTGACACCTGTAGATATATTCTGTTGTTTAACCTTCTTCTTGCAGATACTGCACATTTAGTAATATCTCAGGCTCTATTTCTACTTTCTGTTTGTAGAATTACACTAACATATCCTCTCTGTGGCACACTAACTGTTTTAGGCATTCTCACAAATGTAATCTCTCCTTTAACACTGATGATGATGTCTCTGGAGCRGTGTGTAGCTGTCTGCCTCCCTTTGAGGCATGCTATGATCGTCACCATCAGAAACASGAGACTGGCAATTATTGCCGCTTGGACTTTGAGTTCATTACATAATATCTTCCGTGGTATTTTGCTGTTGGATTTTCCTTTTGAAGACCTAGACAGTCTacaaatgacaaatttatgCTCTGATCTCACAATGCAGCTTGGATCCAAGTCTAAAATGTATGATAATGCTTTCACTGGTATTCTTTTTGCTTCAGCAGCCATGGCAATCATTTCTTCTTACTTTGGTGTAATAATAGCAGCCAGGTCAGCATCTACAGGAAAAGCTTCAGCCTTGAAGGCTCGTAAAACACTGATGCTACATTTGGTGCAGCTATGCCTCAGTTTGTCCTCAACTATTTACAACCCAATGCTTATAGCTTTTATAAAAATTGTTCAAAGGGAAGGCTTTTTACGATTATATAGATTTCTTTATATAGTATTGATTATATTCCCTAGATGCTTGAGTTCTTTAATTTATGGCCTTAGAGATCATACTATCAGACATGTTCTTCTGGCCCATCTAGGTTGTCATCTAAAACGTAAAGCTGTTGCAGTCAGTGGTTGA